A region from the Melanotaenia boesemani isolate fMelBoe1 chromosome 11, fMelBoe1.pri, whole genome shotgun sequence genome encodes:
- the rnft2 gene encoding RING finger and transmembrane domain-containing protein 2, which produces MQRRHSSNTDGMPSERSRSQTLGSESSLDEGGVFDCLKPDSSTSPQQIFSGLVGVPSSSVSSAQFQAAGLVLGSPPEVFIQMTASSREEGGPHRTEGGTFLPRPPQHHHHHHHHHFHHQPLQHRTSSLLQQATTAAGSERHGPREEAQDDQSTPAPALSELKAVVTWLQRGFPFILILLAKVCFQHKLGIAVCVGMASTFAYANSTFRHQVSLREERSVFVALWIIIFLGGNIVYVYYTFSHEELHNSLIFAKPNLSSFDFFDLIWVVGITDFVLKYVTIGLKCFVLFLPKILLAFKSRGKFYLLIEELSQLFRALVPIQLWYKYIMGENPSNSYFLGATLIIIYSLCKSFDICGRLSAIRKAMVMLCSSQSYGVRAGSQQCSEAGDACAICQADFRDPIALLCQHVFCEECLCLWFDRERTCPLCRSTVIETLRCWKDGTTSAHFQIY; this is translated from the exons ATGCAGAGGAGACACAGCAGCAACACGGATGGCATGCCCTCTGAACG GAGCCGAAGCCAAACTCTGGGATCTGAGAGCAGTCTGGATGAAGGTGGTGTGTTTGACTGCCTGAAGCCTGACTCGTCCACTTCACCCCAGCAGATCTTCTCAGGCCTGGTGGGTGTCCCCTCCAGTTCTGTCTCGTCTGCCCAGTTCCAGGCAGCCGGCTTAGTCTTGGGCTCTCCGCCTGAAGTTTTTATCCAGATGACTGCATCATCCAGAGAAGAAGGGGGACCGCATCGCACAGAGGGTGGAACTTTTCTCCCCCGGCCACCccagcaccaccaccaccatcaccaccatcacttCCACCACCAGCCCCTGCAGCACAGGACCTCGTCTCTGCTCCAGCAGGCTACCACAGCGGCTGGCTCCGAGAGGCACGGCCCCAGGGAGGAGGCCCAGGATGACCAGTCCACCCCGGCCCCAGCTTTGTCTGAGCTGAAGGCGGTGGTCACCTGGCTGCAGAGGGGCTTTCCTTTTATCCTCATTTTGCTGGCTAAAGTCTGCTTTCAGCATAAACTAG GtattgctgtgtgtgtggggatGGCCAGCACGTTTGCCTATGCTAATTCCACGTTTAGGCACCAAGTGTCATTacgg GAGGAGCGTTCTGTATTTGTTGCTCTGTGGATCATCATCTTCCTCGGAGGAAACATTGTGTATGTCTACTATACATTTAGTCACGAGGAGCTGCACAACAG tCTCATATTTGCAAAGCCCAACCTGAGCAGCTTTGACTTCTTTGATCTGATCTGGGTGGTGGGAATCACTGACTTTGTCCTGAAATACGTCACCATCGGCCTGAAGTGCTTTGTCCTCTTTCTGCCCAAGATCCTCCTGGCCTTCAAATCCAGG GGTAAGTTCTATCTTCTCATCGAAGAGCTGAGCCAGCTGTTTCGGGCTTTGGTTCCCATCCAGTTGTGGTACAAGTACATCATGGGAGAAAACCCCTCAAACAGTTACTTTCTGGGAGCCACACTCATCATCATCTACAGCCTCTGCAAG TCCTTTGACATTTGTGGACGTCTATCTGCGATACGCAAGGCCATGGTCATGCTGTGCAGCTCCCAG AGCTACGGGGTGAGGGCCGGCAGTCAGCAGTGCAGCGAGGCAGGTGATGCGTGTGCCATCTGTCAGGCTGATTTCAGAGACCCCATAGCCCTCCTCTGTCAG CATGTGTTCTGCGAGGAGTGCCTGTGTTTGTGGTTCGACCGCGAGCGGACGTGTCCGTTGTGCCGCTCCACCGTCATTGAGACCTTGCGATGCTGGAAGGACGGAACCACCTCCGCTCACTTCCAGATCTACTGA